From one Phycisphaerales bacterium genomic stretch:
- the mnmA gene encoding tRNA 2-thiouridine(34) synthase MnmA encodes MSGRREKVLVAMSGGVDSSVAAALLLRQGHEVVGCFMRLGSPGETFDELTPDSESCDPSKLRIGHQGCCSINDAADARLVAARLGVPFYVVNFKKDFGRIIDYFVGEYNAGRTPNPCVRCNDWLKFGRLHEYAKQIDARYVASGHYARIDRNGTSTPRDSHPWASPRLLRGVDRDKDQSYVLFGAPRERLNEMLLPIGGYRKSEIRALAREFDLPVFDKPDSQEICFVPDNDYAGLVKRRTPDAVSAGAILDPDGREIGAHAGHQHFTIGQRRGVGVALGYPIYVVDRDPQANTITVGPREMLLSDGCTARESNWLIDEPALGEWRSCLAKIRYNSEPVPARVQRTGEGVIEVRFDEPQFAVAPGQAVVCYDAAEPDVVIGGGWIDAAL; translated from the coding sequence ATGAGCGGCAGGCGGGAAAAGGTGCTGGTGGCCATGTCCGGCGGCGTTGACAGCAGCGTCGCCGCAGCGCTGCTGCTGCGCCAAGGCCACGAAGTCGTTGGCTGCTTCATGCGCCTGGGCTCGCCCGGCGAGACATTCGATGAACTCACCCCGGACAGCGAATCGTGCGATCCGTCGAAGCTCCGCATCGGCCATCAGGGCTGCTGCTCGATCAACGACGCAGCCGACGCCCGGCTGGTGGCGGCGAGACTCGGCGTGCCGTTCTACGTCGTCAACTTCAAGAAGGACTTCGGGCGCATCATCGATTACTTCGTCGGCGAGTACAACGCCGGCCGAACGCCGAACCCCTGCGTGCGCTGCAATGACTGGCTGAAGTTCGGCCGGCTGCACGAATACGCGAAGCAGATCGACGCGCGATACGTCGCCTCGGGCCACTATGCGAGAATCGATCGTAACGGGACGTCAACGCCCAGGGATAGTCATCCCTGGGCATCGCCGCGACTGCTGCGCGGCGTCGATCGCGACAAGGACCAGAGTTACGTGCTCTTCGGGGCGCCGCGCGAGAGATTGAACGAAATGCTCCTGCCCATCGGCGGGTATCGCAAGAGCGAGATCCGCGCGCTGGCCCGCGAGTTCGACCTGCCCGTCTTCGACAAGCCCGATTCGCAGGAGATCTGCTTCGTGCCCGACAACGACTACGCGGGACTGGTGAAGCGGCGCACGCCGGATGCGGTCAGCGCCGGGGCGATTCTCGATCCCGACGGACGGGAGATCGGCGCCCACGCCGGCCATCAGCACTTCACCATCGGTCAGCGCCGCGGCGTCGGTGTGGCGCTGGGCTATCCGATCTATGTCGTCGATCGCGACCCGCAGGCGAACACGATTACCGTCGGCCCGCGCGAGATGCTGCTCTCGGATGGATGCACGGCGCGGGAATCGAACTGGCTCATCGACGAACCGGCCCTCGGCGAGTGGCGCTCCTGCCTGGCGAAGATCCGCTACAACAGCGAGCCGGTTCCCGCGCGCGTGCAGCGCACGGGCGAGGGCGTGATCGAAGTGCGCTTCGACGAACCACAATTCGCCGTCGCGCCAGGACAGGCGGTGGTCTGCTATGACGCGGCCGAGCCGGATGTCGTCATTGGAGGCGGCTGGATCGACGCGGCGCTGTAG
- a CDS encoding thiolase family protein — MPTATPVIVSAKRTPIGRFMGGLSRVPATELGALAIKAVLADAPALKEKVDEVIMGVVLQAGLGQNPARQAGLKAGLSNSLNAFTVNKVCGSSLKAAMLAAQAIKAGDGDSFIVGGMENMSLAPHLTYVRAGIKFGDAQLIDHMRADGLHCPFCDWGMGSAAEWIAKEYNISRAEQDRFAVQSHQRAAAAQAKGWYGSAIVPVSAADAKQKQDITADEGVRADTTLESVGKLKPAFDKAGTVTAANSSQISDGAAALAIASESRAQAMGLRPLARIVSYHTHGVDPKELFIAPVEAIRGCVSKAGLGVEDVDLFEINEAFAAQMLADLKSLEISEDRVNVCGGGVAIGHPIGASGARVLVTLVHQLKRLNLKRGVASLCLGGGNAVAMLIERV; from the coding sequence ATGCCTACCGCCACGCCAGTCATCGTCTCCGCCAAGCGCACTCCGATCGGCCGGTTCATGGGAGGACTTTCGCGCGTGCCCGCCACGGAGCTGGGCGCATTGGCGATCAAAGCGGTGCTCGCCGATGCGCCGGCGCTGAAGGAGAAGGTGGACGAGGTCATCATGGGCGTGGTGCTGCAGGCCGGGCTGGGACAGAATCCGGCGCGGCAGGCGGGCCTCAAGGCAGGTCTGTCCAACAGCCTCAACGCGTTCACCGTCAACAAGGTCTGCGGCTCATCGCTCAAAGCGGCGATGCTCGCAGCGCAGGCAATCAAGGCAGGCGACGGCGACTCGTTCATCGTGGGCGGCATGGAGAACATGTCGCTGGCGCCGCATCTGACGTATGTCCGCGCCGGGATCAAATTCGGCGACGCGCAGCTCATCGACCACATGCGCGCCGACGGGCTGCACTGCCCGTTCTGCGACTGGGGCATGGGATCAGCCGCGGAATGGATCGCCAAGGAGTACAACATTTCTCGCGCTGAACAGGACCGCTTCGCCGTGCAGTCGCACCAGCGCGCTGCGGCGGCGCAGGCGAAAGGCTGGTACGGCAGTGCGATCGTGCCCGTCTCCGCCGCCGACGCGAAGCAGAAGCAGGACATCACCGCCGACGAAGGCGTGCGCGCCGACACGACGCTCGAATCTGTCGGCAAACTCAAGCCCGCGTTCGACAAGGCCGGCACGGTGACCGCGGCGAACTCGAGCCAGATCTCCGATGGCGCCGCGGCGCTGGCGATTGCCTCCGAGAGCCGGGCGCAGGCCATGGGTCTCAGGCCGTTGGCGCGCATTGTCAGTTACCACACACACGGCGTCGACCCGAAGGAACTGTTCATCGCGCCCGTGGAAGCCATTCGCGGCTGCGTCTCCAAGGCGGGCCTCGGCGTCGAGGACGTCGATCTCTTCGAGATCAACGAAGCGTTTGCGGCGCAGATGCTCGCCGACCTCAAGTCGCTCGAGATCTCCGAAGACAGGGTCAACGTGTGCGGCGGCGGCGTGGCGATCGGGCACCCCATCGGCGCTTCGGGCGCGCGCGTGCTCGTGACGCTCGTTCATCAGCTCAAGCGGCTCAACCTGAAGCGAGGCGTGGCGTCGCTGTGCCTGGGCGGCGGCAACGCGGTGGCGATGCTCATCGAGCGCGTCTGA
- a CDS encoding F0F1 ATP synthase subunit epsilon, producing the protein MAETFRCTLVTPEAQVLDEQVTYVTFPAWDGQVGIAPGRSALLARVGIGSMRLDFASGASRWYLLEGGFAQMLGDQLTILSDKSTPAENLIASDANRELEAALAMTATDEGSQKARTAALQAAREKNRMARAANTRGI; encoded by the coding sequence ATGGCCGAGACGTTCCGCTGCACCCTGGTGACCCCCGAAGCTCAGGTGCTCGACGAGCAGGTGACCTACGTGACCTTTCCCGCATGGGACGGGCAGGTTGGCATCGCCCCCGGCCGCAGCGCGCTGCTGGCGCGCGTCGGAATCGGCTCGATGCGGCTCGACTTCGCGAGCGGCGCCAGCCGGTGGTACCTGCTTGAAGGCGGATTCGCCCAGATGCTCGGCGACCAGCTCACGATCCTCAGCGACAAGTCCACGCCGGCGGAGAATCTCATCGCTTCGGACGCGAACAGGGAACTCGAAGCCGCGCTGGCGATGACCGCCACCGACGAAGGTTCGCAAAAGGCCCGTACTGCCGCGCTCCAGGCCGCGCGCGAGAAGAACCGCATGGCCCGAGCGGCGAATACCCGCGGCATCTGA
- the ribD gene encoding bifunctional diaminohydroxyphosphoribosylaminopyrimidine deaminase/5-amino-6-(5-phosphoribosylamino)uracil reductase RibD, which translates to MNADMAMMNRAARLGARGIGRVEPNPLVGCIITDESGEIIGRGWHQRFGGPHAEANALEDCRQGGRDPHGSTLYVTLEPCNHTGKTPPCTEAIIAAGIARCVIARRDPSAAGGGARRLESAGIQVDWIDCPRAARLTDSFMHRIATKRPWVIVKWAQTLDGAIATRDGRSRWISNASSRAAVHRLRARMDVIMTGVGTVLSDDPMLTPRNTRRIARPVRRVIVDPSLITPIESQIVRTAVDVPTTIAVDATVAASHIPLVEQFEERGVEILSVTPLQGDVDLTELLETLADRHRASRVLVEAGGGLVGKLLRSQLVDEVITYIAPTVLGDAEAIGPVRGLNPKSMDAAAALRLVRIRQIGSDVEAIYRPARQQA; encoded by the coding sequence ATGAATGCAGATATGGCCATGATGAACCGCGCGGCGCGCCTCGGAGCGCGGGGTATTGGCCGCGTCGAGCCCAATCCGCTGGTTGGCTGCATCATCACGGACGAATCCGGCGAGATCATCGGCCGCGGCTGGCATCAGCGATTCGGCGGTCCCCACGCCGAAGCTAACGCGCTCGAAGACTGCAGACAGGGCGGCCGCGACCCGCACGGCTCTACGTTGTACGTCACCCTCGAACCCTGCAACCACACCGGCAAGACCCCGCCGTGCACCGAGGCCATCATCGCCGCCGGAATCGCGCGCTGCGTCATCGCCCGGCGCGATCCGAGCGCGGCCGGGGGCGGGGCGCGACGACTGGAATCGGCCGGCATCCAAGTAGACTGGATCGACTGCCCGCGCGCGGCACGCCTGACCGATTCGTTCATGCATCGCATCGCCACGAAGCGGCCGTGGGTGATTGTGAAGTGGGCCCAGACGCTCGACGGCGCGATCGCGACGCGCGATGGCAGGAGTCGCTGGATTTCCAACGCCTCCAGCCGCGCCGCAGTTCATCGCCTGCGGGCCCGCATGGATGTGATCATGACCGGCGTGGGCACAGTGCTCAGCGATGACCCGATGCTCACGCCGCGCAACACGCGCCGCATCGCCCGGCCGGTCCGCCGCGTGATCGTCGATCCTTCGCTCATCACGCCGATCGAGTCTCAGATTGTGCGGACGGCCGTCGATGTGCCAACGACGATCGCCGTGGACGCCACTGTGGCGGCAAGCCATATCCCCCTCGTCGAACAGTTCGAAGAGCGAGGCGTCGAGATTCTCTCTGTGACGCCTCTGCAGGGCGATGTCGATCTCACCGAGCTGCTCGAGACGCTCGCGGACCGTCACCGCGCCTCGCGTGTTCTCGTCGAGGCCGGCGGTGGACTCGTCGGCAAATTACTTCGCTCGCAGCTGGTTGATGAAGTGATCACCTACATTGCGCCCACGGTCCTCGGTGATGCGGAAGCGATCGGACCCGTGCGCGGGCTCAACCCAAAGTCGATGGACGCAGCCGCAGCTCTCCGGCTCGTGCGCATTCGGCAGATTGGCAGCGACGTCGAGGCGATCTACCGCCCGGCGCGGCAGCAGGCCTGA
- a CDS encoding citrate synthase (catalyzes the formation of citrate from acetyl-CoA and oxaloacetate) — protein sequence MTPSQATAASSGLEGIEAGSTTICNVGQGQLLYRGYEIHDLAENATFEQVAHLLLVGHKPSSAELTRFKSELVSLRSVPDWIIDIVRRVAPKSHPMDTLRTGVSLLSHVDAHIGSNSPEHNLAKAKRLLAAIPTIIGAGQRAIDGKAAVAPDPSLDHPANLLYMMTGNRPSELVARAMDVSLILYAEHEFNASTFTCRTIAGTLSDMHSAVVGGIGALKGPLHGGANEAAMDMLKEVGTLDNVRPFMDDAFATKRKIMGFGHRVYKNGDHRAPILRSWGLKLTKERPEFKKWFDIGDAVQKIMLDEKHIHPNVDFPCGMTYFTMGIPVPQYTPIFVASRITGWCAHIMEQHENNRLIRPLSTYVGPDRREWNG from the coding sequence ATGACACCCTCACAAGCCACAGCCGCCAGTTCAGGACTTGAAGGCATCGAAGCCGGCTCGACCACTATCTGCAACGTCGGCCAGGGCCAGTTGCTCTACCGGGGCTACGAAATCCACGACCTGGCGGAGAACGCCACGTTCGAGCAGGTGGCGCACCTGCTGCTGGTCGGCCACAAGCCCAGCTCCGCCGAACTCACACGATTCAAGAGCGAACTCGTCAGTCTGCGCTCGGTGCCGGACTGGATCATCGACATCGTCCGCCGCGTCGCACCCAAGTCGCACCCCATGGACACGCTGCGCACCGGCGTGAGCCTGCTCAGCCACGTCGATGCGCATATCGGCAGTAACTCGCCCGAGCACAATCTCGCCAAGGCCAAGCGGCTGCTGGCGGCGATCCCGACGATCATCGGCGCCGGCCAACGGGCCATAGACGGGAAAGCCGCCGTCGCCCCCGATCCGTCGCTTGATCATCCCGCAAACCTGCTCTACATGATGACCGGCAATCGGCCGAGCGAACTGGTTGCCCGCGCGATGGACGTCTCGCTCATTCTCTATGCTGAGCACGAGTTCAACGCTTCGACGTTCACCTGCCGCACGATCGCCGGCACGCTGAGCGACATGCACTCGGCGGTGGTCGGCGGCATCGGCGCGCTCAAGGGGCCGCTGCACGGCGGCGCCAACGAAGCGGCGATGGACATGCTCAAGGAAGTCGGCACACTCGACAACGTCCGGCCCTTCATGGACGATGCGTTCGCCACCAAGCGCAAGATCATGGGATTCGGCCACCGCGTCTATAAGAACGGCGACCACCGCGCGCCGATCCTGCGCTCCTGGGGCCTCAAACTCACCAAAGAGCGACCGGAATTCAAGAAGTGGTTCGACATCGGCGATGCGGTACAGAAGATCATGCTCGACGAGAAGCACATCCACCCCAACGTGGACTTTCCGTGCGGCATGACGTACTTCACGATGGGCATTCCCGTGCCGCAGTACACGCCGATTTTCGTCGCCTCGCGCATCACCGGCTGGTGCGCGCACATCATGGAGCAGCACGAGAACAACCGGCTGATCCGCCCGCTGAGCACCTACGTTGGGCCGGATCGGCGGGAGTGGAACGGGTAA
- a CDS encoding isocitrate lyase/phosphoenolpyruvate mutase family protein produces MQRSAVMAPGAFDALVARAVGRAGFEAVYISGGATANVAGYPDIGLITLSEMTRTIREISQASGLPTIVDADTGYGEVECVIRTTIEYERAGAAAMHIEDQVFPKRCGHLDGKELISIDAMCDKIAAAARSRLSEDFIIIARTDAAGVSGFEAAVERANAYRAAGADMVFPEGLTSEEQFGEMAQRSPGLLLANMTEFGKTPLITAERFARLGYALIIYPLSMMRLAMGHVVRGLETLRRDGSAAALIDDMQTRAELYELLDYTPGRQWNYPGRSGRDLGHSTND; encoded by the coding sequence ATGCAACGCTCTGCGGTCATGGCGCCCGGCGCGTTTGACGCACTGGTCGCGCGCGCCGTGGGCCGCGCCGGCTTTGAAGCGGTCTACATCTCCGGCGGCGCCACGGCCAACGTCGCGGGGTATCCCGACATCGGCCTCATCACCCTCAGCGAGATGACGCGCACCATCCGCGAAATCAGCCAGGCGTCCGGACTGCCGACCATCGTTGACGCCGACACGGGCTATGGCGAGGTCGAGTGCGTCATCCGCACCACGATCGAATACGAGCGGGCCGGCGCTGCGGCGATGCACATCGAAGATCAGGTCTTCCCGAAGCGCTGCGGGCATCTCGACGGCAAGGAACTCATCTCCATCGACGCGATGTGCGACAAGATCGCTGCTGCCGCGCGGAGCCGGCTTTCGGAGGACTTCATCATCATCGCGCGAACTGACGCGGCCGGGGTGAGCGGATTCGAGGCGGCCGTCGAGCGAGCCAATGCCTACCGCGCTGCCGGGGCGGACATGGTTTTCCCCGAGGGGCTCACGAGCGAAGAGCAGTTCGGCGAGATGGCGCAGCGGTCTCCGGGCCTGCTGCTGGCCAACATGACTGAGTTCGGTAAGACGCCGCTCATCACCGCCGAACGCTTTGCCCGGCTGGGCTACGCGCTGATCATCTATCCTCTCAGTATGATGCGGCTGGCCATGGGACACGTCGTGCGCGGTCTCGAAACGCTGAGGCGCGATGGCTCCGCGGCAGCGCTCATCGACGACATGCAGACTCGGGCCGAACTGTACGAACTGCTCGACTACACACCCGGCCGGCAATGGAACTACCCCGGCCGCAGCGGGCGCGATCTGGGCCACTCAACCAACGACTGA
- a CDS encoding MmgE/PrpD family protein yields the protein MTVDLHHRVTLKHDTNQALGIGRFAVDFMAGKIGKPAESVFDRVTLFHTDAVLCGLSALALRTNAPTVLRQEAMEYEDSRGACVFGSAKRVHAEKAVVANSSAVREWDSNGTNFGYNPDLGHTAGEFGHNDFYPVVIAAAQMRGLDGRTALRGMILLDEIRGRLAEVFSLKSYKIDHVVHGAIASAATLGAMMGATAEQIESAIGMVVAHYIPFRAIRAGKQLSDSKGASAAISAEVAVLSMLRSMRGFVGPRDIFRNKEAIFRLNEPTDGDRSPFDIVLCHSGDQFAVMGMHFKLGLYEHQSAGALQGLINLLQQSPALLNEPTGRHIRSIVIKAYQPAFGIIGDPAKRDPHTRQSADHSMVYIVATKLRKALELAASKGSTHLANDNDGYWKSLMLSPFDYNEPAIFNSDTRRLMERITFEHGGPEYDAKYPDGIPTSMVITDDAGRRHDSGLVMYPAGHARNTTANLKNILDHKFRMLGELAAADPDALLKRLDLADKTAEDVAALYDVEILDRGKFE from the coding sequence ATGACCGTCGATCTGCACCATCGCGTCACCCTCAAGCACGACACGAACCAGGCGCTGGGAATCGGCCGATTTGCCGTGGATTTCATGGCCGGCAAGATCGGAAAGCCCGCGGAGAGCGTTTTCGACCGCGTCACTCTTTTCCACACCGACGCCGTGCTGTGCGGACTCTCAGCGCTGGCGCTGCGCACCAATGCGCCGACGGTGCTGCGGCAGGAGGCGATGGAGTACGAAGACTCCCGCGGCGCCTGCGTCTTCGGCTCGGCGAAGCGCGTGCACGCGGAAAAGGCAGTGGTGGCCAACAGTTCCGCAGTGCGCGAGTGGGACTCGAACGGCACGAATTTCGGGTATAACCCCGACCTCGGTCACACCGCCGGAGAGTTCGGACACAACGACTTCTATCCCGTCGTGATCGCCGCGGCCCAGATGCGCGGCCTCGACGGCCGTACGGCGCTGCGCGGCATGATCCTTCTGGACGAGATTCGCGGGCGTCTGGCGGAAGTGTTCTCGCTCAAGTCGTACAAGATCGACCACGTCGTTCACGGCGCGATCGCTTCCGCAGCGACGTTGGGCGCGATGATGGGCGCGACGGCCGAGCAGATCGAGTCGGCCATCGGCATGGTCGTCGCGCATTACATCCCCTTCCGCGCCATCCGCGCCGGCAAGCAGTTGAGCGACTCCAAAGGCGCCTCGGCCGCCATCAGCGCCGAAGTCGCCGTGCTGTCGATGCTGCGCTCGATGCGCGGCTTCGTCGGACCGCGCGACATCTTCCGCAACAAGGAAGCCATCTTCCGCCTCAACGAACCGACGGATGGCGACCGCTCGCCGTTTGACATCGTCCTCTGCCACAGCGGCGACCAGTTCGCGGTGATGGGCATGCACTTCAAACTGGGCCTCTACGAGCACCAGTCCGCCGGCGCGCTGCAGGGGTTGATCAATCTGCTGCAGCAGTCGCCGGCGCTGCTCAACGAGCCAACGGGCAGGCACATCCGGTCCATCGTCATCAAGGCTTACCAGCCCGCGTTTGGAATCATCGGCGATCCGGCCAAGCGCGACCCGCACACGCGCCAGAGCGCCGATCACTCGATGGTCTACATCGTGGCGACCAAATTGCGCAAGGCGCTCGAACTCGCCGCGAGCAAGGGGTCAACGCACCTGGCCAACGACAACGACGGCTACTGGAAATCGCTCATGCTCTCGCCGTTCGACTACAACGAGCCGGCGATCTTCAACAGCGACACGCGGCGCCTGATGGAGCGCATCACCTTCGAGCACGGAGGGCCGGAGTACGACGCGAAGTATCCGGATGGCATCCCGACCTCGATGGTGATCACGGACGACGCCGGCCGGCGGCACGACAGCGGGCTGGTCATGTACCCCGCCGGGCACGCCCGCAACACGACCGCGAACCTCAAGAACATCCTCGATCACAAGTTTCGCATGCTTGGCGAACTGGCTGCGGCAGATCCGGACGCGCTTCTGAAACGGCTCGATCTGGCCGATAAGACGGCAGAGGACGTCGCCGCCCTGTACGACGTTGAGATTCTTGATCGCGGGAAGTTTGAATGA
- a CDS encoding MATE family efflux transporter, protein MSKREDAAPTESKLTVDSKDGPTIRSGKLAGRSLYSAIWIIALPVLLGQCANAMVSLVDKIFAGFLPAELVKPALDGLGLAGYVTWFISISMMAIGVGGMAIIARAVGAGQRELAERTLAQCGLLSIVWGTVVGAALWITCPAMARIAHLSPDATADCVSYIRILAAGLPATAYLLVSMSCLQGAGETARPFLILVVVNIINVIASWAYSGVEITVAGSIIYNPVGINANVQGIAFGTITAQACGAVLMHLLMRHGIADLRFHLAFMQFDRDLFRRIVRIGGPGFIDGLGIWLGQLFAVLWVLGAIVERSDLDEGMIGAHEIAIQWESFSFLPGYAMGVAAGALAGQYLGAGNPKMARRAIRACLYVAMAIMGLAGLVFILAGDQLTLLISRDPVHLELAPKALFIGGFVQVFFAMSMVLRGALSGAGDTRMSMILAWTSTYGVRLPASWILGYVLGYGFVGVWIALSGELVVRGLLYFARYLYGGWAKIEV, encoded by the coding sequence GTGAGCAAGCGAGAAGACGCCGCACCGACGGAATCAAAACTGACTGTTGATTCCAAGGACGGCCCGACCATCCGCTCGGGCAAACTGGCCGGCCGGTCGCTCTATTCGGCGATCTGGATCATCGCTCTGCCCGTGCTGCTGGGCCAGTGCGCCAATGCGATGGTCAGCCTGGTGGACAAGATTTTCGCCGGCTTCCTGCCGGCCGAACTCGTCAAGCCGGCTCTCGACGGCCTCGGACTGGCCGGGTACGTCACGTGGTTCATCAGCATCTCGATGATGGCCATTGGAGTTGGCGGCATGGCCATTATCGCCCGGGCCGTCGGCGCCGGACAGCGTGAACTGGCCGAACGAACGCTGGCGCAGTGCGGGCTGCTCTCCATCGTCTGGGGTACCGTGGTCGGGGCGGCGCTATGGATCACGTGCCCGGCGATGGCGCGCATCGCACACCTCAGCCCGGACGCCACGGCCGACTGCGTGTCCTACATCCGCATTCTCGCGGCGGGTCTTCCCGCCACGGCCTACCTGCTCGTGAGCATGAGCTGCCTGCAGGGCGCGGGCGAGACGGCGCGGCCGTTTCTCATTCTCGTCGTCGTCAACATCATCAACGTGATCGCGAGTTGGGCCTACTCCGGCGTTGAAATCACTGTCGCCGGGAGCATCATCTACAACCCCGTGGGCATCAACGCCAACGTGCAGGGCATCGCCTTTGGCACCATCACCGCCCAGGCCTGCGGCGCCGTACTGATGCACCTGCTCATGCGGCACGGCATCGCCGATCTCAGATTCCACCTCGCCTTCATGCAATTCGACCGCGACCTGTTTCGGCGCATCGTGCGCATTGGCGGGCCCGGCTTCATCGACGGGTTGGGCATCTGGCTGGGGCAGTTGTTCGCGGTGCTGTGGGTGCTCGGCGCGATCGTAGAGCGATCGGATCTCGACGAGGGAATGATCGGCGCCCACGAAATTGCCATTCAATGGGAGTCATTCAGTTTCCTGCCGGGTTACGCGATGGGCGTTGCGGCCGGTGCATTGGCGGGCCAGTATCTCGGGGCGGGCAATCCGAAGATGGCGCGGCGGGCGATCCGCGCGTGCCTGTACGTGGCCATGGCCATCATGGGATTGGCAGGCCTCGTCTTCATTCTCGCGGGAGATCAACTTACGCTGCTCATCAGCCGCGATCCGGTGCACCTTGAACTCGCGCCCAAGGCGCTGTTCATCGGCGGCTTTGTCCAGGTGTTTTTCGCCATGTCGATGGTGCTGCGCGGCGCGCTGAGCGGCGCCGGCGACACGCGCATGAGCATGATCCTCGCGTGGACGAGCACCTACGGCGTGCGCCTGCCGGCGTCGTGGATTCTCGGCTACGTGCTCGGCTATGGCTTCGTGGGCGTCTGGATCGCGCTGAGCGGCGAACTCGTCGTACGCGGCCTGTTGTACTTCGCCCGCTACCTCTACGGCGGCTGGGCGAAAATCGAAGTGTGA